ggggacctggactgtgtccaatctcattattctATCTCTATCCCCGAGCGTGGTTCTAATTattctatatctatcccagagtttctaatccctgctctggcctgctgtgtgactttgggaaaatctctTAACCCTTCTgcgccccagtttcctcagcggTATAATGAGGAGACTACCCGCTTCTCCTGACCTCACAGGGATGGTGTGAGGCTAAAAAGAGATCCCCGACGGCGCTTTGGAAGAATGAAAAAGGGCCGTACAAATTCAAAGCTTTGCCACTGCTCCCTGGCCGGGGGTGGGAcacgggggaagggagaaggacacGGCGGCCCCGCGAGCTCTTACGTGAAATTCTGGTTTCTCCTGCCTGTGGCTCCGGATGGCCTCTGCGATGCCCAGGTTATAGGCGGCGTTTTTCTGGTTCTGCTCTCGGATGGCCAGACTCTGCATCTGTGCACGGGGAAAGGACGGGACAGGGACATTAGAAGCAGCTTGAGAAACCTCCTCGGGCAGGATCGGAACCCACTCCCGGCAAGGCCGGACTCCCCGGGGCATCAACAGGGCAGGGAGCCCCGACAGGCTTATGAAAAAATGAACCGAGTTCCATTCTACTACCAGGAACTCTCTCAGCTGGCCATTCCCTGACGGGCACCTTCCGGCCGCCTCGCCCCGGGGGACACGGGATTTCTCCGGGCAGGAATACCTGGTGCTTGTGCAGGGCTTCCTGGTCCCTCAGGGCCTGGTACTGCTGCAGGATCCGCATCTCTTCCgtatctttcctcttcctctcctcactcaGGTACACGGGCACGTTCCTCTGGGCACGCTGCATGCACAAGTAGCACATTTCCTGGAAGCACAAGGAGGATAAgcactctgcctcctcctcctcgcctctgcccaaaggcagaggaggaggcaaagaggtTTGGACTCCACCCGGaacctagactggaagcccctcgagGGCGGTGACCACGTCCATTACCTCTAgtagactctctcaagtgcttagtgcttacacacagtaggtgctcaatacataatgagcgtgaagcactgtgctaaatggtcGGGAGGTGCGGAGAAGCAAGACGCTGGCTCCtggacctcaaagagcttacaatcacgCAGGTGGAACCCTGTTAAATCCTTTCAGCTCCACTTTCCCGCCACACAGCACAAGGGGGTTCCGGTTGCGGGCCAGTTGCGTTCTAGGAAGAGGATTTTCCAGAGGCCGGAGGCAACCCGAGGGAATTTGATCTCGCTCCCGAGAAGCCAGGTTTTCTCTCTCAGCCACAGACCAGTCTGAAGTCACGGTGGGGAGTTAGAAACAGTTGGGACCTCACCTGTCCCGCCCTGAGGTGGTCCTGGCAAACTGGAACTGCCGAGGTTTTGGCTCTGGCCGGGGAGCTGTCGGTTTCCTCCTCGGGAGCCGCGGGCGACGGTGATCTGTGAGGACTGAACGGGAGCATCAGTTTCCCTCCAGAGATCAGATCTCACCTCAGCTTCGGTGACATCGAGCTTAATATCTCTGTCTTCAGGCAGAGCAGAAATCAAGTCAGGTGATCCCCAGCCACACCTTGGACCCCAGAGGGCCTTCTCGCCTGTCTAAACCGCCTCCTCAACCACCTCACTTTCTCATCCCAGAGGTGGATGAGGCTGGTCATCTtggcctcattttgcagatggagaaactgaggccgggggaggttaagcggcttgccgaAGTCACCATCCCACCCCGCACCTGTGATGGTCGCCCCGGGATCTGCCGGGCTCCTAATCCAAGAAGAAAAGGGGGTTCGGGGGCCTCTTTACCTCACCTTTCCGCAGGACTGCTCCTCTCTCCAGCGCTGGGTTTCTCCGCCTCGTCGGGCCGGTTTCCAGGTGGCACCTTGGGAGGAGACATGGCCGGCCGGGCCTGCAACTTCTTGGAGGAAGCGCTCTctacgatggggaggaggaaattcAGTCAATGGGAGACCTTGTTCGAGAGCCGCCTTTGTGCAGCGCGCTGgactaagtgtatgggagagcGGAGGAGCGctctccctgtcctcgaggagagAAACAGATGTGGAAAACTCCAAAAATTcccccctctctgccttccttgaGGTACACGAGCTCACGCCGGTGTTTCCAACGCCGACTGCCTGCCGTCGCCTCGTCGATCGACGGATCGATCAGTCGGTCGGTCCCTATACGGGACCCTGGTGCCTGTCTTCCGGGGTCCCGGGCGTGGAAAACTCCGTCCCCTCCGGGGACAGAAATCAGAGGAAACGGACGACGTGGTTTGGGCGGGTACCTACCCGGGGGGTGGTTAGCAGCAGATATGCCCCATTTGAAGGGCCAGACCCAAAAATCGACCTTGCCCCGGCTCTCTGCAGAGAGTCAGAATGAGGGAAACAGAAAGAACGCAAGCCTCCCTCCATGGTCCACCCCAGTCTGGCGGAGCTGGGGCGAGAGAGCGTGTGCACATGGGGGGACAGGGAAAGAAGGTGGGgataggggaggaaaggagagaaagggagaggatggagggagagaagacggaggaagagggggaagaagatggggagggagagggtcagaCTCCTGGTGGGGTACACAAAGTCCCATGGGATGAGTTTTcctgaggggaggcagggaatgaGCTGGAAAGAAGGAAAGCAGTGAATCCAGCATGGCCCAGAGGTGGCTGAGCGAAAAGTCTCCAGGCCGGGCGGTAAAGCGGGTTGTGGcggggggggttggggtgggggtgggtctcGAATGTCCATTAACCAACCTTTCTCGCCTTCCGTTCCATCATCCGCCGGCTCTCGCGGCGTCATCTTGTCCGTCTCGCCCACTTCATTCTCCTCGGTGATGGTCACCGTGGCCGGCttcccttctgactccttgaGCTCGATCCTAGAGACAAGTCCGATTTCCAGATCTTTCCCGAGCCAGAATGAGTGAgtgggcagtgtggtctagtggaaggagcacggggtcgtgagccaggagatctgggttctcacgCCACTAGCCTACTGGGTGAGCGCGGGTAATTCACGgaatcttcctcatctgtaaaatggcgtttTCCATCCCTGCTTTCCCTGTCTCTCAGAtggtgagcaccgtgtgggacgcGCAGCGTCTGGTATTATTAACTTGTCTACTTCAGCACGTAGCTAAgcagtgctcaatgagtaccttGAGTATTATTATGAGAACGGGCATATAACGAATATCAGTTTATTacaggccgggaatgtgtctgttaattccgcCGTACGGTAGCCTGCCAAgctacagtgttcaataaatatcttcgATTGATTGTTATTAAGTTTTGCTCCCCCACTGAATCtccttgagcagggaatgtataaaTGGCTagttttgcacttcccaagcacctcgTAAAGTGTACTGaacccagtgggcactcagtaaatactctctgtccccctcccggcGATGTCCGGAGTCTCACCTGGGAAACGTGATGATGCTGCCGGGCCGGCTCGCTCCGGGGCCGTCTCTGCCGGACACCACCGAGTCGGCCGTCCCGGGCCTCTGCACCGGGGCAATGGGGAGCGGTCAGGAAACGCCGGCCGCGAGTCCCGGAACCAGAACCGGCACCTCGCCGGCGGAGCGGACCCAGGCACGACCACgtccccggggcgggagggccggaTGGCGGCCGTCAGTCCGAGGGCCCATCCCGGAACCACTTTTGGCAAAGGGGCGGCTACAGGTCTCCTCCGAGTGTCCCGGCCGAGGGTCGGCTGAGGCCCGCACTGAGGCGGCGGGGTCTATCGGGTAGACCTGGGTGCCagtcccagctgtgtgacctttggcaagtcacttagcctctccgagcctcagttcctcgTCTGGGGTGTTGTGAGGGTAAAAGGAGATGATTGACGTGAAGGCACTTGGGCAAAATAAAAGGGCTCTcctaaaaaaacaaccccaatgGGATTATTCTTTCGAGAACTATCCCTAGCGGGATGGAGGCGTCAGCCCCAACCAGCTGGACACTGCTTTATCCCGGAGAAGCCGGGCGGCGTCCTCTGGCCGCGGTGACTGCGTCTCTGAAGTCTCCGAAACCCTTCGCCGACGTTCCAAGCCTCCAGCCACCACTGAGAAGCCACAGCAGCCCAGAAAGAAGTGCAGGAGGGCGGCTGGGGTcccagggagaggtggaagaaggcCGAGATCTCTCTGCCACGGGGCAGCAGGGCAACCGGTCCTCAGAGCAAACCCAGTGGCGCGGGGATAAGGGACACCCTCTTTCCACAGGCTGGGCGGTCGGGTCTCCGTCAGCCCCTAAGGCCCACAGGAGTGGCTCTGGGAAAGGTGGGTCCCCCTCCGTTTCGATCTGTCCTCGGGCCGAAGGAAAGAGAATTGTGTGGAGCTGGGGCTCGGGTCTCCCTAGGGGCAGATACGCAAGCCTCTCCCGGGCGTAAGCCCTCCCCTAGCCACGGGGCAACTACTCGTCGCTTGACCGTCTGCACGGggttgggcttgggaggcagttcTGCTCTGGAAACTTCAGCCGGGGTGGGAGCTCCACTAAGAAAATACTGTTCAGTAATCCAGACCcactccccactctctctcttacctcttctacacacacacattctctgtacCTTGTGCCAAAcatcctaatattaataatagttgtgatatctgctaagcccttactatctgtcctaagcgccgaggtggatagaagcgaatcgggttggacccgggccccgtctcacgtggggctcccagtcttactccccattttgcagctgaggtaactgaggcccagagaagttaagtgactgcccaaggtcacacggcagacaggtggtggagttgggattagaggccAGATCTAATCCATGGACCGTGCTCCATCCAACAGGCCACACCGCTCCCCTCACCCTACCCGAAAGCCGCAGCGGGACGTTCATGTCCGCGGACCCCCTCGAAACTGGGGCCGTCTGCCCTCCCGGGTCAGAGCCGGGGCGGTGCGgacggggcgcggggggccgccGAGCGGGAAGGAGCCGGCTTACGTTGCAAAGGGCCTTCATCAGGTTCCCGCTCCCGTCCACGGCGCTGAGGAATTCCTTGTAAAACTTCATCTTCGCCTTGCCGCCTCGGATGGCGAGGACCCCGATGCCCTTGAAGGTGAACTCCACGTTCTGCTTGGTGGCgacggagcgggagaagaagagcaGGGTCTCCCTCACGCAGCCCTCCACCACGTCCCGGTGGAAGGGACCCTCCAGGGAGATGGTGGAGAAGTTCAGAGGCGCGACGGGGATTTCACCTGCGGCGGGGACAGAAGGGGCGGGAATGGCAGGGATtcggattccggctctgccacctgtctgctgggtgacctcgggcaagtcactcaacttctctgggcctcggctacctcgtctgtaaaatggggattaagagtgtgagccctacgtgggacagggaccgtgtccgacctaacttgaatctaccccggcgctcagaacggtgcttgacacatagtaagcgcttaacaggtaccgtgacTGTTTATTATACACATCCGCCactccttcctccaatctgtaaattCTATTTCCACATCTTACCCCTTAGGctctcttgagggcaggatttgcAGCTACTAGATCTCACACTTTCCCaagccagcatggctcagtggaaagagtccgggcttgggagaggtcatgggttcgaatcccggctctgccacttgacagctgcgtgactgtgggcaagtcacttaacttctctgcgcctcagtcccctcctctgtcaaacggggattaactgtgagcctcacgtgggacgacctgatcaccctgtatctaccccagcgcttagaacagtgcacatagtaagcgcttaacaaataccgacattactaaGTGTCGAGCGCTGTGCTAGGCACTAGGCCGCAGATGAGGAAAGCAGGAAGGGAGCAGCTGGGGAGAGGCGTGACGTGAccgcctcccttcctctctggcttCTCGCCCGCTCAgccatttgcatttattgagggttcactgtgtgcagagcactgtactaagcgctggggagagcgcaATGCAATGAtcggcagacgcattccctgcgcacaacgagctgacggtctagagcttACCCGTCAAGTGGATCTTGCTCTGCTGGAGCCGGTGGATCTGGACAAACTTCTCCGACAAGATAAACACGGGCCTCTGCAGAAGGAGGAATCTGTTCCCCAGCTCGATCTTCTGCCTCTGTAGGGTGAAGGTTCCGAATCCCGGAATCCGGACCCCCTGAACGAGATCCACCGCGGGCAAACGGTGGGGGTGAGACGAGCTGATCCGAAGGCCTGGAGGCGCCGGGGAACGGGGGCCGAGGACCGGGGGGCGCACACGgccttcccacccctccagacCGGACCGAAAAACTCTGCCCAAAGAAGTGCTTAATGTTGCCCCTGAATTCCCGGGGAGCAGCCTCGGCGCCCCAGGTGTGCCCTACCCCGGCACCCCCGATCTTGCCCATtgatatcataaaaataaaaataaaatctagaTTTTAAATGTGTTAAGTATCTGCCTCTCGCTCAGTGCTCTCCCCGCGGCTCCTCTTCCCAACAAAGTCGCAGAGggacggcgtggcttagtggatagagcacgggcccgggagtcggaaagacctgggcgctaatcccggctccgccacacgtacgctgggggacctcgggcaagtcagctaactgctccgggcctcggttacctcatctgtaaaatgaggattaagagcgtgagccccaggtgggaccgagactggatccaacctaacttgggtctaccccagcacttaggacaccgcttggcacttagtaagcgcttcaccggtaccataattattattattatatcactgtTACAACGGTAGCCTCGGGCCACTCTGACAGGAAAGGTCCCAACACCGTCAGGATGGAAACCGACGGAGATTTCCCGTCACTCCATCGTTACCTTTACTGACCCCAGGGCGATGCCCCACCTTGCCAGATCACGAGCTAAAAGCCCCCCAACGCTTCTTCCTGTAGGCACATTTCACCCCCGGCACCACCAGCGCAAATGCAGAAATACAGCCAGGCGGGGAAGTCGCCTCCGGAGGCCAccaagtccatccccctgcctgccGCCCTGCCGGATCTAACCCGCTGCAGGACATTTGACCGCTTTCTCCGGGGGTCTGGATGAGTCCTTGGACTCCAGCAGAAAGAGGGGGCACCTCAGGTcgggagaacctgagttctaatcccggctccgccccttgtctgctgggtgaccttgggtaagtcactgaacctctctgtgcctcagttccttcatctgtaaaatggggatgaagactgtgaaccccaggtgggacagggaccgtgtccaacccgattagctcgtatctacacttggcatatagtaaaagcgcttaaaaaatactgttttttttttaaaaaaaagctgcaAATCTCACCTTTTGCTTGCCCAGCTGATGCTCCACAAATTCAGACACGCTCCCCCAGATACTAAAGATTTCTGAGATTCAAATGAGAAGGCCAACAGCCGTCAGGCAGAGTCTAGCAGCGCAATAATAATCCTCATCATCACAATCATAATCACAATCATAatcttaataatggtattaatcaagtgcttactatgtgccaaaccctctagaccgtaaactcgtgggcggagaacgtgtccaccaactctgctctattggactctcccaagagtatcgtacggtggtttgcacacagtcatcgcgtaataaatacgatcgattgattggtaaatacaagatacaaAGATTCGACACGGTTCTGGTCCCGTATGGGGTTCAcatctagtggggagggagaacaagtatcttttccccgttttacggatgagggaaccgaagcacagagaagttaaacggctcgTCCGGGG
This sequence is a window from Ornithorhynchus anatinus isolate Pmale09 chromosome 20, mOrnAna1.pri.v4, whole genome shotgun sequence. Protein-coding genes within it:
- the CCDC81 gene encoding coiled-coil domain-containing protein 81; translated protein: MLDITPQTLLESPGRVCPTLPSLTEDEIFSIWGSVSEFVEHQLGKQKGVRIPGFGTFTLQRQKIELGNRFLLLQRPVFILSEKFVQIHRLQQSKIHLTGEIPVAPLNFSTISLEGPFHRDVVEGCVRETLLFFSRSVATKQNVEFTFKGIGVLAIRGGKAKMKFYKEFLSAVDGSGNLMKALCNRPGTADSVVSGRDGPGASRPGSIITFPRIELKESEGKPATVTITEENEVGETDKMTPREPADDGTEGEKESASSKKLQARPAMSPPKVPPGNRPDEAEKPSAGERSSPAESPHRSPSPAAPEEETDSSPARAKTSAVPVCQDHLRAGQEMCYLCMQRAQRNVPVYLSEERKRKDTEEMRILQQYQALRDQEALHKHQMQSLAIREQNQKNAAYNLGIAEAIRSHRQEKPEFHKSFLFSRRPPSAPLNSQRRQEYARDLLTQLEEKRERDAKQRQNKAIMEHLEQAQLAEELAAQRAKYLRDKTEEARCYRRALHAQIKNRPAPLPPCEPNCAQPIFGKWSQSAEHVAEIRQRERDFYEHQLRAATECKRAALLSRLRDRRREVDMLQRSKNEYLADRDAELERMHRTHLDLQDHWGKSAEMKRQHDRDERAFERSTDEVFILDQCKKYHRCCRCKRGLGNCGSSNLWPLTKQLPGSRLLV